In one Candidatus Nitronereus thalassa genomic region, the following are encoded:
- the clpB gene encoding ATP-dependent chaperone ClpB, producing the protein MDMNRMTLKVQEALQAASSIAMRRNHQGLDVEHVLMALVEQPEGLAGPIIEQTGVSLSAVKSAAEKALTRIPQVQGAGSAPGQIHLTQRTANLLTNAETEMQGLKDEYVSAEHLLLAMVKESGVFKELGITRDKLLAGLQKVRGNQRVTSQNPEGTYQSLEKYGRDLTRLAGQGKLDPVIGRDEEIRRTIQILSRRTKNNPVLIGEPGVGKTAIVEGLAQRIVKGDTPEGLKRKRLIVLDMGSLIAGAKFRGEFEERLKAVLKEIQSSQGEILLFIDELHTVVGAGAAEGAMDAANLLKPLLARGELHLIGATTLDEYRKHIEKDAALERRFQPVYVEQPSVEDTISILRGLKERYEVHHGVRIKDSALVAAARLSHRYIGDRFLPDKAIDLVDESAARLRTEIDSMPAELDEISRKVLQLEIEREALKKEVDPGSKARLETLEGELEGKRAELSRLKTQWDAEKASVGRLQHIRQQIEDMRHQIEKAEREYDLNRVAELRYGSLPRLESELQAEEDRLDQNKGESSRLLKEEVDEEDIAEVVSRWTGIPISRLLQGEMEKLLKLGDLIHQRVVGQEEGVRAVADAVLRARSGIKDPNRPIGSFLFLGPTGVGKTELARALAYTLFDDEANLVRIDMSEYMEKHTVARLIGAPPGYVGYEEGGQLTEAIRRRPFAVILFDEIEKAHHDVFNVLLQVLDDGRLTDSQGRTVDFKNAVLIMTSNIGSQEILEAQQHGRSYEELQTLVFHEIKHHFRPEFLNRIDETVVFHPLTAHELSRIVDIQLVRLKARLADRRITLQVTPEALEDLGTRGYDPVYGARPLKRLIQHDVETPLSKLLVKGEVKDGDSVTVDYKDGQVVIIPAVQS; encoded by the coding sequence GCCTGAGGGTTTAGCTGGTCCCATCATTGAGCAAACGGGAGTATCCCTTTCTGCGGTAAAATCCGCGGCGGAAAAGGCTCTTACGCGAATTCCACAGGTTCAAGGGGCGGGTTCTGCTCCTGGACAGATTCATTTGACCCAGCGAACTGCAAATCTGCTCACCAATGCCGAAACGGAAATGCAAGGCCTGAAAGATGAGTATGTTAGTGCTGAACATCTTTTGTTGGCCATGGTGAAAGAATCTGGGGTGTTCAAAGAATTAGGTATTACCCGAGATAAACTGTTGGCAGGATTACAAAAAGTTCGTGGAAATCAACGAGTCACAAGTCAAAACCCGGAAGGGACTTACCAGTCGTTAGAAAAATACGGACGAGACCTCACCCGTCTGGCAGGCCAGGGGAAACTCGACCCGGTCATCGGACGGGATGAAGAAATTCGTCGGACGATTCAAATTCTCTCGCGTCGTACGAAAAATAACCCGGTATTAATAGGAGAGCCGGGGGTTGGGAAAACGGCGATTGTCGAGGGGCTTGCCCAACGGATTGTGAAGGGAGACACTCCCGAAGGGTTAAAACGGAAACGCCTTATTGTCTTAGACATGGGGTCGTTAATTGCCGGGGCCAAATTTCGTGGGGAATTTGAAGAACGATTAAAGGCTGTTTTGAAAGAAATTCAATCATCCCAAGGTGAAATTCTCCTTTTTATTGATGAATTGCATACCGTGGTGGGAGCAGGAGCCGCTGAAGGGGCCATGGATGCCGCGAATCTGTTAAAGCCTTTATTGGCGAGGGGAGAGCTCCATCTGATCGGAGCCACGACTCTTGATGAATATCGAAAACATATTGAAAAAGATGCAGCCTTGGAGCGACGGTTTCAACCGGTGTATGTGGAACAACCCTCGGTCGAAGATACCATTTCCATTCTGCGTGGGCTCAAGGAGCGCTACGAAGTGCATCACGGAGTGCGGATCAAGGATTCCGCTTTGGTAGCAGCGGCTCGCCTTTCTCATCGCTACATCGGTGATCGATTTCTTCCTGATAAAGCCATCGATTTAGTCGACGAATCCGCGGCGCGGCTTCGTACGGAAATCGACAGCATGCCGGCGGAATTGGATGAAATTTCCCGCAAGGTGTTACAACTCGAAATTGAACGGGAAGCCTTAAAAAAAGAGGTAGACCCGGGAAGTAAGGCACGGTTGGAAACTTTGGAAGGCGAGCTTGAAGGAAAGCGTGCGGAGTTATCTAGGCTCAAGACACAATGGGATGCCGAGAAGGCATCGGTGGGGCGATTGCAACACATTCGCCAACAGATTGAAGATATGCGGCATCAGATTGAAAAAGCGGAGCGGGAATATGATTTAAACCGCGTGGCTGAGTTGAGGTACGGGTCACTACCTCGACTAGAGAGTGAACTGCAAGCCGAAGAAGATCGTCTTGACCAAAATAAAGGTGAGTCGTCACGTCTATTAAAAGAGGAAGTTGATGAAGAAGATATTGCCGAAGTGGTGAGTCGATGGACAGGCATTCCCATCAGTCGGTTACTCCAGGGTGAAATGGAAAAACTTTTGAAGCTTGGCGATTTAATTCATCAACGAGTCGTGGGACAGGAAGAAGGAGTTCGAGCGGTCGCGGATGCGGTGCTTCGTGCAAGATCAGGGATCAAAGATCCGAATCGACCCATTGGCTCATTCTTGTTCCTTGGCCCAACGGGTGTCGGGAAAACCGAATTGGCCAGGGCCTTGGCCTATACCCTTTTTGATGATGAGGCCAATCTCGTCAGGATCGATATGTCCGAATACATGGAAAAACATACCGTGGCACGGCTCATTGGAGCCCCTCCCGGATATGTGGGCTATGAAGAAGGTGGCCAGTTGACGGAGGCCATTCGTCGTCGTCCCTTTGCTGTCATCCTCTTCGATGAAATCGAAAAGGCTCACCATGATGTATTTAATGTATTGCTTCAAGTCTTAGATGATGGACGGCTCACTGATTCACAGGGACGGACGGTGGATTTCAAAAACGCGGTTCTGATCATGACTTCAAATATCGGAAGCCAAGAAATTCTAGAAGCCCAGCAACATGGTCGTTCCTATGAAGAATTGCAAACACTGGTGTTTCATGAGATCAAACATCATTTTCGTCCAGAATTTTTAAACCGTATTGATGAAACGGTCGTTTTCCATCCATTGACGGCTCACGAGTTGAGTCGAATCGTGGATATTCAGTTAGTTCGTTTAAAGGCGAGATTAGCTGACCGTCGAATCACACTCCAGGTGACGCCTGAAGCATTAGAAGATTTAGGGACCCGTGGCTACGATCCAGTCTATGGTGCTCGCCCCTTGAAACGGTTGATTCAACATGATGTGGAAACCCCATTATCGAAATTGTTGGTCAAGGGAGAAGTGAAGGATGGGGATTCAGTCACTGTAGACTATAAGGATGGCCAGGTTGTGATTATTCCAGCGGTTCAAAGCTAA
- a CDS encoding secondary thiamine-phosphate synthase enzyme YjbQ yields MKGDSHIENMTSQVRHLLSDSDLNAGIVTIFVKHTTASVLIIEDEPGLRADTKTIWDRLIPADPTWQHNTRNPGEVNGHSHLRGQFQGQSVTIPFMERELALGTWQEIVMIDFDTRARTRDLIIQIMGE; encoded by the coding sequence ATGAAAGGTGATTCTCATATTGAAAATATGACATCTCAAGTACGTCATCTGCTTTCGGATAGCGACTTGAATGCAGGCATTGTCACCATTTTTGTGAAACATACGACCGCCTCCGTGTTGATCATTGAAGATGAACCAGGACTTCGAGCAGATACGAAGACGATATGGGATCGGTTAATACCAGCGGACCCGACATGGCAACATAACACCAGAAATCCTGGAGAGGTGAATGGACACAGCCACCTTCGAGGGCAATTCCAGGGGCAATCAGTCACCATCCCATTTATGGAGAGAGAATTAGCGCTTGGAACCTGGCAAGAAATTGTGATGATTGATTTTGACACACGCGCTCGGACACGAGACCTTATCATTCAAATCATGGGAGAATAA
- a CDS encoding S1C family serine protease translates to MDLGNDELENISIFERATKSVVFITNTAIRRDIWSLNTFEVPQGSGTGIIWDKQGHIVTNFHVVYGADSIEVVLSDQSTHQAQVVGLDPDHDLAVLRIRTAKEQLIPINIGNSQGLRVGQKVLAIGNPFGLDHTLTTGVVSALDRTIKSMNERTIEGVIQTDAAINPGNSGGPLLDSSGRLIGINTQIVSPSGAYAGIGFAVPVNTITRVTPQLIKFGKLIRPGMGISLIPDSIAARWGIQGLIIAKVEPGSPGEKAGLQSAKETRLGRIQLGDIITKIDQEPVKVFDDLVRILDRHKIGDRITVEVQRKGKPRNVVVELQAIN, encoded by the coding sequence GTGGATTTGGGAAATGATGAACTAGAAAATATTTCTATTTTCGAACGTGCCACCAAATCCGTGGTCTTTATTACCAATACTGCCATACGTCGAGACATTTGGTCGCTCAATACCTTTGAAGTTCCCCAGGGATCGGGGACGGGAATCATTTGGGACAAACAAGGGCATATTGTGACAAACTTCCATGTTGTCTATGGAGCAGATTCCATTGAAGTGGTCCTCTCGGATCAATCCACGCACCAGGCCCAAGTCGTGGGACTCGATCCAGATCATGATTTAGCCGTCCTACGCATTCGCACGGCCAAGGAACAGTTGATTCCCATCAACATTGGGAATTCCCAAGGGCTACGAGTGGGGCAAAAAGTTCTGGCTATCGGAAATCCCTTTGGATTGGACCATACCCTTACCACCGGTGTGGTGAGTGCATTGGATCGAACCATCAAATCCATGAACGAACGAACCATTGAAGGCGTGATTCAAACCGACGCGGCCATCAATCCCGGAAATTCCGGAGGTCCCTTACTGGATAGCTCGGGCCGATTGATAGGGATCAATACCCAAATTGTCAGCCCTAGTGGAGCCTATGCTGGCATAGGATTTGCCGTCCCTGTTAATACGATCACCCGAGTCACCCCTCAATTAATCAAGTTTGGAAAATTGATTCGTCCCGGGATGGGAATCTCTTTAATTCCTGACTCCATCGCCGCTCGATGGGGCATTCAAGGTCTCATCATTGCCAAAGTGGAACCTGGAAGCCCTGGCGAAAAAGCAGGATTGCAAAGTGCCAAGGAAACTCGGCTTGGTCGAATACAGCTTGGAGATATTATTACCAAAATTGATCAAGAACCCGTGAAAGTCTTTGATGATTTAGTCCGAATCCTTGATCGGCACAAAATTGGAGATCGAATCACTGTGGAAGTGCAACGAAAGGGCAAACCCCGCAATGTGGTCGTTGAGTTGCAAGCCATTAATTAA
- a CDS encoding AsmA-like C-terminal domain-containing protein, with translation MRDRMSARRRTILMLLLLVMFGTLAVGYLLTFHLDTVRRVVQQQMLSAFGPNLRVGEVRVTFFPFPRLTLTDLQILESEQGKPIVEASEIQLNLSFLSVLQDEVIPKGLVIENPKIYLRRNELGQWNINSLLQNRPAGGIEAGAFLAEYSLTIENGTIQIIDALDVTNPETLTLQHVVMHVSNLSAIKPMEVSLVADLNQRGESNLSIQGTISEAQGFFATPLSGEKTTGPQVEVRTNLDLKEGELIQFARLFHIKDFPIQPHGHLQIQGQIGYAPDQNGYALTLSDVIVLTDAINVQGQVNISGLQTEVSPTVSATWTSAPISVTNLLKIVPIHLIPNEIHDAIMNQPLEAKLEVASATLSTSSSPGRKFDLIGEFKVSEGYLDLGKTWGVAEKVQGTVVLNPSGAQLKEFSGIYDSIPVSSGSGEIEFREEGPWLFAELQGQVPSKKLISFLKNLFEWTTPNHAMAGFMGEKGGGELRIRLAGPLDKPAHIAVVQAQYNPQAVMLRLPGIEGAMSNVSGTINFSSKLLNFTSFKGVFQSSPITVEGSINFHNAPAFENFQIGGRVFTKDLQSQFKEFFSPYQEMVSGSATFVSTLSGPMERPRIQTLWNLENLDLNLKGVLRKELKVKGTFNANLEFGAGLGLKAHRMVLAIPPLTLSGNGFFDESKMGQFQASVTASPFEFQSLPAGLTLLDGAIGKGAMEFSLKIDGKGDNWRQWKKDGWLVLSDAVVPVDGLNSPMQNVFVRVKLARHDAVVQRLQFQMQDSEAGIAGSIKNWDSTPQVTFQINAPEFDIDLLVPKGERSPLRDVLETIAATHTVGGNLIFTRAWYKDLQLQNLKGRLRIKNGFVGVDQITGKTDSGSLEGRFLIHLPVRQPATVKTWFKIKDVPFETLQTTFLSAERLDERFWTGTLSMQGMVQGNGNDTRGVFPTLNGDLKILVRDGRIQRGTVIPKMLALMNLPAVLQGKVDLKKDGYPFEKQSATLRISSGIITSEDIFMDGPILKLTGAGTYNLVDDQLDLAVAASPLGAYFDLLEKISLFRILFESEQKNSHIALFDIKGPLKDPVIKPLPLESFKAGLTGFTRAAFNVLKNTVSLPKNILFPKKTEDSDIPPKADKGKGQ, from the coding sequence ATGCGTGACAGGATGTCCGCACGACGGCGTACCATTTTAATGTTGCTCCTTTTGGTGATGTTCGGGACGCTGGCCGTTGGCTATCTTCTCACTTTTCATCTTGATACGGTGCGACGGGTGGTTCAACAACAGATGTTGAGCGCCTTTGGTCCCAATCTTAGAGTGGGGGAGGTCCGAGTCACATTTTTCCCATTTCCCCGGTTAACCTTGACGGATCTTCAGATTCTTGAATCAGAGCAAGGTAAACCCATTGTTGAAGCCTCAGAAATTCAATTGAATTTAAGTTTTCTTTCGGTATTGCAGGATGAAGTCATTCCCAAAGGCTTAGTCATTGAAAATCCCAAGATCTATCTTCGACGCAATGAATTGGGGCAATGGAACATTAATTCACTTCTACAAAATCGCCCAGCAGGAGGAATAGAAGCTGGTGCCTTCCTCGCTGAATATTCGCTGACAATTGAAAATGGAACGATTCAGATCATTGATGCCTTGGACGTGACTAATCCCGAAACACTTACGCTCCAACATGTTGTCATGCATGTCTCCAACCTATCTGCGATAAAACCAATGGAAGTTTCGCTTGTCGCAGATCTGAATCAACGGGGAGAATCGAATCTCTCCATCCAAGGCACCATATCTGAAGCACAAGGATTTTTTGCAACTCCATTATCGGGAGAAAAAACTACAGGCCCTCAGGTTGAGGTTCGAACGAACCTAGATCTGAAAGAGGGGGAGTTAATCCAATTCGCTCGACTTTTTCATATTAAGGATTTTCCAATCCAGCCGCATGGCCACCTGCAAATTCAAGGACAGATCGGATATGCACCAGACCAAAATGGGTATGCCTTGACGTTATCCGATGTCATCGTCTTAACGGATGCCATCAATGTACAAGGACAGGTCAATATCTCAGGATTACAAACTGAAGTTTCTCCTACGGTTTCTGCGACATGGACGAGTGCGCCGATAAGCGTTACAAATTTGTTGAAGATCGTTCCGATACATTTGATCCCAAATGAAATCCATGACGCCATCATGAATCAACCACTGGAAGCCAAACTGGAAGTTGCATCGGCGACCCTATCCACCTCCAGTTCCCCAGGAAGGAAATTTGATCTGATTGGGGAATTTAAAGTTTCCGAAGGTTATCTTGATTTGGGAAAGACCTGGGGTGTAGCAGAAAAGGTTCAGGGAACAGTGGTGCTCAATCCATCAGGGGCACAATTAAAAGAATTTTCAGGAATCTATGATTCTATTCCTGTATCTTCCGGATCTGGGGAAATTGAATTCCGGGAAGAAGGTCCCTGGCTCTTCGCCGAACTTCAGGGGCAGGTTCCATCGAAGAAACTTATCAGTTTTCTAAAAAATCTCTTTGAGTGGACGACTCCCAATCATGCCATGGCAGGATTTATGGGGGAGAAGGGGGGTGGGGAACTAAGGATCCGCCTGGCCGGTCCTCTTGACAAACCTGCCCACATTGCTGTTGTGCAGGCTCAATATAACCCTCAGGCCGTGATGCTTCGTCTTCCTGGAATTGAGGGAGCCATGAGTAATGTATCTGGAACCATCAATTTCTCGTCCAAGCTTCTTAACTTTACTTCTTTTAAAGGGGTTTTCCAATCCAGTCCCATAACCGTAGAAGGCAGTATCAATTTCCACAATGCCCCAGCATTTGAAAATTTTCAAATTGGTGGACGAGTTTTTACCAAAGATCTCCAATCTCAGTTCAAGGAATTTTTTTCACCCTATCAAGAAATGGTGTCTGGCTCCGCTACGTTTGTTTCTACTCTTTCCGGTCCAATGGAGCGTCCCCGTATTCAAACTTTATGGAATCTTGAAAATCTCGACCTGAATCTGAAGGGGGTACTCCGCAAGGAATTAAAAGTTAAGGGCACATTCAACGCCAATTTGGAATTCGGCGCGGGATTGGGCCTGAAGGCACACCGAATGGTTTTGGCCATTCCTCCCCTGACACTTTCCGGAAACGGCTTCTTTGACGAAAGCAAAATGGGGCAGTTCCAAGCATCGGTGACGGCGTCCCCTTTCGAATTCCAATCGTTGCCGGCGGGTCTGACATTGTTGGATGGAGCCATAGGAAAAGGGGCGATGGAGTTTTCCTTGAAAATTGACGGGAAAGGGGACAATTGGCGTCAATGGAAAAAAGATGGATGGTTGGTACTCAGCGATGCCGTTGTTCCCGTGGATGGACTGAATAGCCCGATGCAGAATGTGTTTGTTCGTGTGAAATTGGCTCGTCATGATGCGGTTGTTCAGCGTTTGCAATTTCAAATGCAGGATAGTGAAGCGGGGATCGCCGGGTCTATAAAAAATTGGGATTCGACGCCACAGGTGACCTTCCAGATAAACGCTCCTGAGTTTGATATTGATCTGTTAGTCCCGAAGGGGGAGCGTTCCCCCCTTCGGGATGTGTTGGAAACCATCGCGGCAACTCATACCGTTGGTGGCAACCTTATCTTTACTCGTGCATGGTATAAAGATCTGCAGTTACAAAATCTCAAAGGTCGGCTGCGGATTAAAAATGGTTTTGTGGGGGTAGACCAAATAACCGGTAAAACCGATTCAGGAAGTCTTGAAGGAAGATTTCTCATTCATCTGCCGGTCCGGCAACCGGCGACTGTCAAGACGTGGTTCAAGATAAAGGATGTGCCCTTTGAAACTTTACAAACGACTTTTCTCAGTGCCGAAAGACTCGACGAGCGATTCTGGACGGGAACTCTTTCTATGCAGGGAATGGTTCAGGGAAATGGAAACGATACCCGCGGAGTTTTTCCTACGCTCAATGGGGATTTGAAAATTCTTGTAAGGGATGGTCGAATTCAACGTGGCACCGTGATACCAAAAATGTTGGCCTTGATGAACCTTCCGGCAGTCCTCCAAGGGAAAGTTGATCTAAAAAAAGATGGGTATCCGTTCGAAAAGCAATCAGCCACTCTTAGGATTAGCAGCGGAATTATTACCTCTGAAGATATTTTTATGGATGGGCCTATTCTTAAGCTTACGGGTGCGGGCACCTATAATCTTGTTGATGACCAATTAGATCTTGCTGTGGCCGCAAGTCCGTTAGGAGCCTATTTTGATTTGTTGGAAAAAATTTCATTATTTCGAATATTGTTTGAAAGTGAACAAAAAAATAGTCATATAGCCCTGTTCGATATTAAGGGAC
- a CDS encoding HD domain-containing protein: protein MSALSLSPRLLLSRTLTSSLLKLYDYPHPGSPHKIIKGYDKAHALRTAKMCMAVALSLHHDQNLVRHYQIACLLHDLGRAGLDQHLFGKIWSWAKTHRIPTRPAEWRAKHPDTPYGKEAEAFIRIYREQLQKEGIIIDKWASEQIEMRLGYARRMKRVLRWRKPQLRQLGISWHRWMEKVILYYYYPELMPQTPKWVKEFGEILVACEQLEAYSNRQRGKDYYTRSQESFKSAFEYLNSLQRKKQLSQKVVTAVRALTAQGHFDSILQAAKGAALTSNDLRFLRSLSS, encoded by the coding sequence ATGAGCGCCTTATCTCTCAGTCCTCGACTGCTTCTCTCTCGAACACTTACCTCTTCATTATTGAAACTGTACGACTACCCACACCCGGGTTCGCCACATAAAATTATCAAAGGCTACGACAAGGCCCATGCACTACGGACCGCAAAAATGTGCATGGCCGTCGCCTTGTCCTTACATCATGATCAAAACCTTGTCCGCCACTATCAAATTGCTTGTTTACTGCATGACCTAGGACGTGCCGGGTTGGATCAACATCTATTTGGAAAAATTTGGTCTTGGGCCAAAACGCATCGCATTCCAACTCGCCCTGCCGAATGGCGAGCCAAACACCCTGACACTCCATATGGCAAGGAAGCCGAGGCATTTATTCGGATATACCGTGAGCAATTACAAAAAGAAGGGATAATTATTGATAAATGGGCCAGCGAACAAATCGAAATGCGTTTAGGCTATGCTCGACGGATGAAAAGAGTCCTTCGCTGGCGAAAACCCCAACTACGACAACTTGGAATTTCGTGGCATCGATGGATGGAAAAAGTTATTTTGTATTACTATTATCCAGAGCTCATGCCGCAAACCCCTAAGTGGGTTAAGGAGTTTGGAGAGATTTTAGTGGCCTGTGAGCAACTCGAAGCCTACAGCAATCGGCAACGCGGGAAAGATTACTATACGCGATCACAGGAAAGTTTCAAAAGTGCATTTGAGTACCTCAATTCCTTACAACGAAAAAAACAGTTAAGCCAAAAGGTTGTTACGGCCGTGAGAGCCTTGACGGCACAGGGACACTTTGATTCAATTCTTCAAGCTGCCAAAGGGGCGGCCTTGACATCCAATGACCTTCGGTTTCTTCGATCCTTATCATCCTAG
- a CDS encoding lipid-binding SYLF domain-containing protein: MTQIQQSHTETRQHVRRFTMFLTLTIWFSMFSGLAWGNSANQKQLVENAKHTLESFMEDPNLTWFQEHVIDAKALLIIPQSLKGAFIFGAEGGSGVLIVRDSETHEWSHPAFYVLGGLSFGFQWGGQASEVIIMARTDGAVEKLYSSSFKLGGDASIAAGPYGGGVEGSTSANLRADFLSFSRSKGAFAGISFEGAVIYSSEDSNAAYYGKPARPIDIFVKKTVSNPHSDGLRQAAKNAVH, translated from the coding sequence ATGACACAGATTCAACAAAGTCATACTGAAACTCGCCAGCATGTGAGACGTTTCACAATGTTTCTCACTTTGACGATTTGGTTTTCTATGTTTAGTGGGTTGGCGTGGGGTAATTCAGCCAACCAGAAACAGCTGGTGGAGAATGCTAAACATACATTGGAAAGTTTCATGGAAGACCCCAACCTCACTTGGTTTCAAGAACATGTGATCGATGCCAAGGCATTACTTATCATTCCTCAATCGCTCAAAGGCGCGTTTATCTTTGGTGCGGAGGGTGGGAGTGGAGTCCTCATTGTCCGTGACTCCGAAACCCATGAGTGGAGCCACCCAGCTTTCTATGTTTTGGGAGGCTTAAGCTTCGGATTTCAATGGGGTGGACAAGCATCGGAGGTCATTATCATGGCCCGAACCGATGGGGCAGTGGAAAAACTCTATTCTTCTTCCTTTAAATTGGGCGGGGATGCCTCGATTGCCGCTGGGCCCTATGGAGGCGGAGTAGAAGGATCAACATCCGCCAATCTCCGCGCCGACTTCCTTTCATTTTCTCGTTCAAAAGGCGCGTTCGCGGGAATCTCTTTTGAAGGAGCCGTAATTTATTCAAGCGAGGATTCTAACGCGGCCTATTATGGAAAACCCGCCAGGCCCATCGATATTTTCGTCAAAAAGACGGTGAGCAATCCTCATTCCGATGGCCTGAGACAGGCCGCCAAAAACGCGGTTCATTAA